One window of the Anguilla rostrata isolate EN2019 chromosome 13, ASM1855537v3, whole genome shotgun sequence genome contains the following:
- the LOC135237729 gene encoding E3 ubiquitin-protein ligase DTX3L-like isoform X1 — translation MSRNMQEQNEETPMDVDSVTPGMDGDRSNETSSAAKRNAASGNGPTTKKSPLFSGNGPSEGAITASAEARIEETSSQESLFQDLCTFEDYWVCMQAEVDWPKEIAESKQKVELQKSELENAVWHLLSKHTNKAQCIWGILENQRSIFWVKPPSAMGKLCQEQYLTIKSCNATAKVCFSPVSFAQSSPPQSPVTVQPLSVKYMDIDSMSRTSSTAKENVLTASGNSPMTNAHALLSGNGLTTNRNADFSGNGPNEGAVIAGAEAQPEVTGSQEDLYTAEGSWAYVQAEVDWPKQIAENKRKVELQKAFQSLLNKYMSADEQSQMDKVDWHLEDLENGHFAKLRVKPQSVMERLCHEQHLKFKSCDTMAKVRFSPVPSAPAAPPQSPVANRVQNEEALPRSFAAGAFEKEDRNGKFSQRESEPGNWHNSMALSTGNENSAFSQRDTQVEEETLAVPLFQYWHIATACNKEIAQIQRSNGVDIKGQALVSIMAPALEEGKSSLPRAKEEFTSLFQKCAQEIHLVTVSTTNLDQLNMMEMLKEIQREEYKLVLSVSSNGCQLSGPKESLEKFQRKWRLESRQWDSEEVLHKTFEMNLQDPLEKQGLSMDLFHWQFINMVFEKQVMAIKQKFGVDFAVEPAAGIVNVKAVPAKDQKFPLACHALRALEQLYQKGATNILACPLKNSMHSKVERIKGAFEKVCSQHPYVAAGDANGPWRLVGLAEHLRPAVEEVEHLLGEAVFSEEAKMRLQRPKSSPTASGGAAASQAGVAEDCPICMDTLRDKKKLKCTHEFCRDCLEKSMESIGPCCPVCKEVFGKIEGNQPGGKMKFKKMKSGLPGFPDCGTIEIEYHIPDGIQTKKHPNPGKQFRGAKRWAYLPDNNEGNEVLRLLERAFDQKLIFTVGTSTTTGATDTVTWNDIHHKTSTDGGPQRFGYPDPGYLKRVKEELKAKGIE, via the exons ATGAGCAGAAACATGCAGGAACAGAACGAAGAAACACCCATGGATGTGGATTCT GTTACCCCTGGCATGGACGGTGACCGCAGCAATGAAACCAGTTCCGCAGCCAAAAGAAATGCTGCCAGTGGAAACGGTCCCACGACCAAAAAGAGTCCTCTCTTCAGTGGAAACGGTCCCAGTGAGGGTGCTATCACAGCCAGTGCAGAGGCCCGGATAGAGGAAACAAGTTCCCAGGAG tctttatttCAGGACCTGTGTACATTTGAGGACTATTGGGTATGCATGCAGGCTGAGGTGGATTGGCCTAAGGAGATAgcagaaagcaaacagaaagTCGAGCTGCAGAAATCTGAGCTAGAGAATGCTGTTTGGCATCTGCTGAGTAAACACACGAACAAGGCTCAATGTATTTGGGGAATCTTGGAAAATCAACGCTCAATATTCTGGGTAAAACCCCCATCAG CCATGGGTAAACTGTGCCAGGAACAGTATTTGACAATTAAGAGTTGTAACGCAACGGCCAAAGTATGCTTTTCACCTGTATCGTTTGCTCAATCTTCACCACCTCAAAGCCCAGTCACAGTCCAACCGCTG tCTGTCAAATACATGGATATAGACAGCATGAGCAGAACCAGTTCCACAGCTAAAGAAAACGTCCTCACAGCCAGTGGAAACAGTCCCATGACCAATGCACATGCTTTATTGAGCGGAAATGGCCTCACAACCAATAGGAACGCTGATTTCAGTGGGAACGGTCCCAATGAGGGTGCTGTCATAGCCGGTGCAGAGGCCCAGCCAGAGGTCACAGGTTCCCAGGAG GACCTGTATACAGCGGAGGGCTCTTGGGCATATGTACAGGCTGAGGTGGATTGGCCTAAGCAGATAGCAGAAAACAAACGAAAAGTTGAGCTACAGAAAGCTTTTCAGAGTCTGCTGAATAAATACATGAGTGCAGATGAACAAAGCCAAATGGACAAAGTCGATTGGCATTTGGAAGACCTGGAAAATGGACACTTCGCTAAGCTCAGGGTAAAACCCCAATCAG TCATGGAAAGACTGTGCCATGAACAGCATTTGAAATTTAAGAGTTGTGACACAATGGCCAAAGTACGCTTTTCACCTGTACCgtctgctccagctgcaccaCCTCAGAGCCCAGTCGCAAACAGAGTGCAG aatgaaGAAGCTTTGCCAAGGTCCTTTGCAGCAGGGGCCTTTGAGAAGGAGGACCGCAACGGAAAGTTCAGTCAGAGGGAGTCAGAGCCAGGTAACTGGCACAATAGCATGGCACTGAGCACAGGTAATGAGAACAGTGCCTTCAGCCAACGAGACACCCAGGTGGAAGAGGAGACTTTAGCTGTCCCTCTGTTCCAGTACTGGCACATAGCCACTGCTTGCAACAAGGAGATTGCCCAAATCCAGAGGAGCAATGGAGTCGATATCAAAGGACAGGCTTTAGTATCCATCATGGCACCAGCACTTGAAGAGGGCAAGAGTTCCTTACCGAGAGCCAAAGAGGAGTTTACAAGCCTTTTCCAGAAGTGTGCTCAAGAAATCCACTTGGTCACTGTTTCCACTACCAACCTGGACCAGCTAAACATGATGGAGATGCTGAAAGAGATTCAGAGAGAGGAATACAAGCTGGTGCTGAGCGTGTCCTCAAATGGCTGCCAGCTTTCTGGCCCAAAAGAGAGCCTTGAAAAGTTCCAGAGAAAATGGAGATTGGAGTCCCGCCAGTGGGATTCAGAAGAGGTCTTGCACAAGACTTTTGAGATGAACCTCCAGGATCCTCTAGAGAAACAGGGGCTAAGCATGGATCTATTCCACTGGCAGTTCATAAACATGGTGTTTGAAAAGCAGGTGATGGCTATCAAACAGAAATTTGGTGTGGATTTTGCCGTGGAACCAGCTGCAGGTATCGTGAATGTGAAAGCTGTGCCAGCCAAGGACCAGAAGTTCCCCCTGGCATGCCATGCCCTCAGAGCCCTGGAGCAGCTCTACCAGAAAGGAGCCACCAACATCCTGGCCTGTCCTCTCAAGAACTCCATGCACAGTAAGGTGGAGCGCATCAAGGGTGCTTTCGAAAAAGTCTGCAGTCAACACCCGTATGTAGCAGCAGGGGATGCCAATGGACCCTGGAGACTGGTTGGCTTGGCAGAGCATCTGCGGCCAGCCGTGGAGGAGGTGGAACACCTGCTGGGTGAAGCTGTCTTCAGCGAGGAGGCAAAGATGCGGCTGCAACGTCCAAAGTCCTCTCCCACCGCGTCAGGAGGGGCCGCTGCGAGTCAGGCAGGCGTCGCTGAAGACTGTCCCATCTGCATGGATACCCTTAGAGACAAGAAGAAATTAAAGTGCACGCATGAGTTCTGCCGCGATTGCTTAGAGAAGTCAATGGAGAGCATAGGTCCCTGTTGTCCTGTATGTAAAGAGGTTTTTGGAAAGATAGAGGGGAACCAGCCTGGAGGTAAAATGAAATTCAAGAAGATGAAATCCGGACTTCCAGGATTTCCTGACTGTGGCACCATTGAGATCGAATATCATATTCCTGATGGCATACAGACG AAAAAGCATCCAAATCCAGGGAAACAATTCAGAGGGGCCAAAAGATGGGCTTATTTGCCAGACAACAATGAGGGTAATGAGGTTCTAAGGCTGCTGGAAAGGGCATTTGACCAGAAACTCATTTTCACTGTGGGAACCTCCACCACGACAGGAGCTACTGACACAGTCACCTGGAATGACATTCATCACAAGACCTCTACAGACGGAGGACCTCAGAG GTTTGGATACCCAGACCCTGGCTACCTGAAGAGAGTTAAGGAGGAGCTGAAAGCCAAGGGCATTGAATGA
- the LOC135237729 gene encoding E3 ubiquitin-protein ligase DTX3L-like isoform X3: MSRNMQEQNEETPMDVDSVTPGMDGDRSNETSSAAKRNAASGNGPTTKKSPLFSGNGPSEGAITASAEARIEETSSQESLFQDLCTFEDYWVCMQAEVDWPKEIAESKQKVELQKSELENAVWHLLSKHTNKAQCIWGILENQRSIFWVKPPSAMGKLCQEQYLTIKSCNATAKVCFSPVSFAQSSPPQSPVTVQPLDLYTAEGSWAYVQAEVDWPKQIAENKRKVELQKAFQSLLNKYMSADEQSQMDKVDWHLEDLENGHFAKLRVKPQSVMERLCHEQHLKFKSCDTMAKVRFSPVPSAPAAPPQSPVANRVQNEEALPRSFAAGAFEKEDRNGKFSQRESEPGNWHNSMALSTGNENSAFSQRDTQVEEETLAVPLFQYWHIATACNKEIAQIQRSNGVDIKGQALVSIMAPALEEGKSSLPRAKEEFTSLFQKCAQEIHLVTVSTTNLDQLNMMEMLKEIQREEYKLVLSVSSNGCQLSGPKESLEKFQRKWRLESRQWDSEEVLHKTFEMNLQDPLEKQGLSMDLFHWQFINMVFEKQVMAIKQKFGVDFAVEPAAGIVNVKAVPAKDQKFPLACHALRALEQLYQKGATNILACPLKNSMHSKVERIKGAFEKVCSQHPYVAAGDANGPWRLVGLAEHLRPAVEEVEHLLGEAVFSEEAKMRLQRPKSSPTASGGAAASQAGVAEDCPICMDTLRDKKKLKCTHEFCRDCLEKSMESIGPCCPVCKEVFGKIEGNQPGGKMKFKKMKSGLPGFPDCGTIEIEYHIPDGIQTKKHPNPGKQFRGAKRWAYLPDNNEGNEVLRLLERAFDQKLIFTVGTSTTTGATDTVTWNDIHHKTSTDGGPQRFGYPDPGYLKRVKEELKAKGIE; this comes from the exons ATGAGCAGAAACATGCAGGAACAGAACGAAGAAACACCCATGGATGTGGATTCT GTTACCCCTGGCATGGACGGTGACCGCAGCAATGAAACCAGTTCCGCAGCCAAAAGAAATGCTGCCAGTGGAAACGGTCCCACGACCAAAAAGAGTCCTCTCTTCAGTGGAAACGGTCCCAGTGAGGGTGCTATCACAGCCAGTGCAGAGGCCCGGATAGAGGAAACAAGTTCCCAGGAG tctttatttCAGGACCTGTGTACATTTGAGGACTATTGGGTATGCATGCAGGCTGAGGTGGATTGGCCTAAGGAGATAgcagaaagcaaacagaaagTCGAGCTGCAGAAATCTGAGCTAGAGAATGCTGTTTGGCATCTGCTGAGTAAACACACGAACAAGGCTCAATGTATTTGGGGAATCTTGGAAAATCAACGCTCAATATTCTGGGTAAAACCCCCATCAG CCATGGGTAAACTGTGCCAGGAACAGTATTTGACAATTAAGAGTTGTAACGCAACGGCCAAAGTATGCTTTTCACCTGTATCGTTTGCTCAATCTTCACCACCTCAAAGCCCAGTCACAGTCCAACCGCTG GACCTGTATACAGCGGAGGGCTCTTGGGCATATGTACAGGCTGAGGTGGATTGGCCTAAGCAGATAGCAGAAAACAAACGAAAAGTTGAGCTACAGAAAGCTTTTCAGAGTCTGCTGAATAAATACATGAGTGCAGATGAACAAAGCCAAATGGACAAAGTCGATTGGCATTTGGAAGACCTGGAAAATGGACACTTCGCTAAGCTCAGGGTAAAACCCCAATCAG TCATGGAAAGACTGTGCCATGAACAGCATTTGAAATTTAAGAGTTGTGACACAATGGCCAAAGTACGCTTTTCACCTGTACCgtctgctccagctgcaccaCCTCAGAGCCCAGTCGCAAACAGAGTGCAG aatgaaGAAGCTTTGCCAAGGTCCTTTGCAGCAGGGGCCTTTGAGAAGGAGGACCGCAACGGAAAGTTCAGTCAGAGGGAGTCAGAGCCAGGTAACTGGCACAATAGCATGGCACTGAGCACAGGTAATGAGAACAGTGCCTTCAGCCAACGAGACACCCAGGTGGAAGAGGAGACTTTAGCTGTCCCTCTGTTCCAGTACTGGCACATAGCCACTGCTTGCAACAAGGAGATTGCCCAAATCCAGAGGAGCAATGGAGTCGATATCAAAGGACAGGCTTTAGTATCCATCATGGCACCAGCACTTGAAGAGGGCAAGAGTTCCTTACCGAGAGCCAAAGAGGAGTTTACAAGCCTTTTCCAGAAGTGTGCTCAAGAAATCCACTTGGTCACTGTTTCCACTACCAACCTGGACCAGCTAAACATGATGGAGATGCTGAAAGAGATTCAGAGAGAGGAATACAAGCTGGTGCTGAGCGTGTCCTCAAATGGCTGCCAGCTTTCTGGCCCAAAAGAGAGCCTTGAAAAGTTCCAGAGAAAATGGAGATTGGAGTCCCGCCAGTGGGATTCAGAAGAGGTCTTGCACAAGACTTTTGAGATGAACCTCCAGGATCCTCTAGAGAAACAGGGGCTAAGCATGGATCTATTCCACTGGCAGTTCATAAACATGGTGTTTGAAAAGCAGGTGATGGCTATCAAACAGAAATTTGGTGTGGATTTTGCCGTGGAACCAGCTGCAGGTATCGTGAATGTGAAAGCTGTGCCAGCCAAGGACCAGAAGTTCCCCCTGGCATGCCATGCCCTCAGAGCCCTGGAGCAGCTCTACCAGAAAGGAGCCACCAACATCCTGGCCTGTCCTCTCAAGAACTCCATGCACAGTAAGGTGGAGCGCATCAAGGGTGCTTTCGAAAAAGTCTGCAGTCAACACCCGTATGTAGCAGCAGGGGATGCCAATGGACCCTGGAGACTGGTTGGCTTGGCAGAGCATCTGCGGCCAGCCGTGGAGGAGGTGGAACACCTGCTGGGTGAAGCTGTCTTCAGCGAGGAGGCAAAGATGCGGCTGCAACGTCCAAAGTCCTCTCCCACCGCGTCAGGAGGGGCCGCTGCGAGTCAGGCAGGCGTCGCTGAAGACTGTCCCATCTGCATGGATACCCTTAGAGACAAGAAGAAATTAAAGTGCACGCATGAGTTCTGCCGCGATTGCTTAGAGAAGTCAATGGAGAGCATAGGTCCCTGTTGTCCTGTATGTAAAGAGGTTTTTGGAAAGATAGAGGGGAACCAGCCTGGAGGTAAAATGAAATTCAAGAAGATGAAATCCGGACTTCCAGGATTTCCTGACTGTGGCACCATTGAGATCGAATATCATATTCCTGATGGCATACAGACG AAAAAGCATCCAAATCCAGGGAAACAATTCAGAGGGGCCAAAAGATGGGCTTATTTGCCAGACAACAATGAGGGTAATGAGGTTCTAAGGCTGCTGGAAAGGGCATTTGACCAGAAACTCATTTTCACTGTGGGAACCTCCACCACGACAGGAGCTACTGACACAGTCACCTGGAATGACATTCATCACAAGACCTCTACAGACGGAGGACCTCAGAG GTTTGGATACCCAGACCCTGGCTACCTGAAGAGAGTTAAGGAGGAGCTGAAAGCCAAGGGCATTGAATGA
- the LOC135237729 gene encoding uncharacterized protein LOC135237729 isoform X4, which translates to MSRNMQEQNEETPMDVDSVTPGMDGDRSNETSSAAKRNAASGNGPTTKKSPLFSGNGPSEGAITASAEARIEETSSQESLFQDLCTFEDYWVCMQAEVDWPKEIAESKQKVELQKSELENAVWHLLSKHTNKAQCIWGILENQRSIFWVKPPSAMGKLCQEQYLTIKSCNATAKVCFSPVSFAQSSPPQSPVTVQPLSVKYMDIDSMSRTSSTAKENVLTASGNSPMTNAHALLSGNGLTTNRNADFSGNGPNEGAVIAGAEAQPEVTGSQEDLYTAEGSWAYVQAEVDWPKQIAENKRKVELQKAFQSLLNKYMSADEQSQMDKVDWHLEDLENGHFAKLRVKPQSVMERLCHEQHLKFKSCDTMAKVRFSPVPSAPAAPPQSPVANRVQNEEALPRSFAAGAFEKEDRNGKFSQRESEPGNWHNSMALSTGNENSAFSQRDTQVEEETLAVPLFQYWHIATACNKEIAQIQRSNGVDIKGQALVSIMAPALEEGKSSLPRAKEEFTSLFQKCAQEIHLVTVSTTNLDQLNMMEMLKEIQREEYKLVLSVSSNGCQLSGPKESLEKFQRKWRLESRQWDSEEVLHKTFEMNLQDPLEKQGLSMDLFHWQFINMVFEKQVMAIKQKFGVDFAVEPAAGIVNVKAVPAKDQKFPLACHALRALEQLYQKGATNILACPLKNSMHSKVERIKGAFEKVCSQHPYVAAGDANGPWRLVGLAEHLRPAVEEVEHLLGEAVFSEEAKMRLQRPKSSPTASGGAAASQAGVAEDCPICMDTLRDKKKLKCTHEFCRDCLEKSMESIGPCCPVCKEVFGKIEGNQPGGKMKFKKMKSGLPGFPDCGTIEIEYHIPDGIQTRNQRGHSTRERLNSGNYRRV; encoded by the exons ATGAGCAGAAACATGCAGGAACAGAACGAAGAAACACCCATGGATGTGGATTCT GTTACCCCTGGCATGGACGGTGACCGCAGCAATGAAACCAGTTCCGCAGCCAAAAGAAATGCTGCCAGTGGAAACGGTCCCACGACCAAAAAGAGTCCTCTCTTCAGTGGAAACGGTCCCAGTGAGGGTGCTATCACAGCCAGTGCAGAGGCCCGGATAGAGGAAACAAGTTCCCAGGAG tctttatttCAGGACCTGTGTACATTTGAGGACTATTGGGTATGCATGCAGGCTGAGGTGGATTGGCCTAAGGAGATAgcagaaagcaaacagaaagTCGAGCTGCAGAAATCTGAGCTAGAGAATGCTGTTTGGCATCTGCTGAGTAAACACACGAACAAGGCTCAATGTATTTGGGGAATCTTGGAAAATCAACGCTCAATATTCTGGGTAAAACCCCCATCAG CCATGGGTAAACTGTGCCAGGAACAGTATTTGACAATTAAGAGTTGTAACGCAACGGCCAAAGTATGCTTTTCACCTGTATCGTTTGCTCAATCTTCACCACCTCAAAGCCCAGTCACAGTCCAACCGCTG tCTGTCAAATACATGGATATAGACAGCATGAGCAGAACCAGTTCCACAGCTAAAGAAAACGTCCTCACAGCCAGTGGAAACAGTCCCATGACCAATGCACATGCTTTATTGAGCGGAAATGGCCTCACAACCAATAGGAACGCTGATTTCAGTGGGAACGGTCCCAATGAGGGTGCTGTCATAGCCGGTGCAGAGGCCCAGCCAGAGGTCACAGGTTCCCAGGAG GACCTGTATACAGCGGAGGGCTCTTGGGCATATGTACAGGCTGAGGTGGATTGGCCTAAGCAGATAGCAGAAAACAAACGAAAAGTTGAGCTACAGAAAGCTTTTCAGAGTCTGCTGAATAAATACATGAGTGCAGATGAACAAAGCCAAATGGACAAAGTCGATTGGCATTTGGAAGACCTGGAAAATGGACACTTCGCTAAGCTCAGGGTAAAACCCCAATCAG TCATGGAAAGACTGTGCCATGAACAGCATTTGAAATTTAAGAGTTGTGACACAATGGCCAAAGTACGCTTTTCACCTGTACCgtctgctccagctgcaccaCCTCAGAGCCCAGTCGCAAACAGAGTGCAG aatgaaGAAGCTTTGCCAAGGTCCTTTGCAGCAGGGGCCTTTGAGAAGGAGGACCGCAACGGAAAGTTCAGTCAGAGGGAGTCAGAGCCAGGTAACTGGCACAATAGCATGGCACTGAGCACAGGTAATGAGAACAGTGCCTTCAGCCAACGAGACACCCAGGTGGAAGAGGAGACTTTAGCTGTCCCTCTGTTCCAGTACTGGCACATAGCCACTGCTTGCAACAAGGAGATTGCCCAAATCCAGAGGAGCAATGGAGTCGATATCAAAGGACAGGCTTTAGTATCCATCATGGCACCAGCACTTGAAGAGGGCAAGAGTTCCTTACCGAGAGCCAAAGAGGAGTTTACAAGCCTTTTCCAGAAGTGTGCTCAAGAAATCCACTTGGTCACTGTTTCCACTACCAACCTGGACCAGCTAAACATGATGGAGATGCTGAAAGAGATTCAGAGAGAGGAATACAAGCTGGTGCTGAGCGTGTCCTCAAATGGCTGCCAGCTTTCTGGCCCAAAAGAGAGCCTTGAAAAGTTCCAGAGAAAATGGAGATTGGAGTCCCGCCAGTGGGATTCAGAAGAGGTCTTGCACAAGACTTTTGAGATGAACCTCCAGGATCCTCTAGAGAAACAGGGGCTAAGCATGGATCTATTCCACTGGCAGTTCATAAACATGGTGTTTGAAAAGCAGGTGATGGCTATCAAACAGAAATTTGGTGTGGATTTTGCCGTGGAACCAGCTGCAGGTATCGTGAATGTGAAAGCTGTGCCAGCCAAGGACCAGAAGTTCCCCCTGGCATGCCATGCCCTCAGAGCCCTGGAGCAGCTCTACCAGAAAGGAGCCACCAACATCCTGGCCTGTCCTCTCAAGAACTCCATGCACAGTAAGGTGGAGCGCATCAAGGGTGCTTTCGAAAAAGTCTGCAGTCAACACCCGTATGTAGCAGCAGGGGATGCCAATGGACCCTGGAGACTGGTTGGCTTGGCAGAGCATCTGCGGCCAGCCGTGGAGGAGGTGGAACACCTGCTGGGTGAAGCTGTCTTCAGCGAGGAGGCAAAGATGCGGCTGCAACGTCCAAAGTCCTCTCCCACCGCGTCAGGAGGGGCCGCTGCGAGTCAGGCAGGCGTCGCTGAAGACTGTCCCATCTGCATGGATACCCTTAGAGACAAGAAGAAATTAAAGTGCACGCATGAGTTCTGCCGCGATTGCTTAGAGAAGTCAATGGAGAGCATAGGTCCCTGTTGTCCTGTATGTAAAGAGGTTTTTGGAAAGATAGAGGGGAACCAGCCTGGAGGTAAAATGAAATTCAAGAAGATGAAATCCGGACTTCCAGGATTTCCTGACTGTGGCACCATTGAGATCGAATATCATATTCCTGATGGCATACAGACG CGTAATCAGCGGGGTCACAGCACCCGAGAAAGACTCAATTCTGGAAACTACAGACGAGTGTAA
- the LOC135237729 gene encoding E3 ubiquitin-protein ligase DTX3L-like isoform X6 yields the protein MSRNMQEQNEETPMDVDSVTPGMDGDRSNETSSAAKRNAASGNGPTTKKSPLFSGNGPSEGAITASAEARIEETSSQESVKYMDIDSMSRTSSTAKENVLTASGNSPMTNAHALLSGNGLTTNRNADFSGNGPNEGAVIAGAEAQPEVTGSQEDLYTAEGSWAYVQAEVDWPKQIAENKRKVELQKAFQSLLNKYMSADEQSQMDKVDWHLEDLENGHFAKLRVKPQSVMERLCHEQHLKFKSCDTMAKVRFSPVPSAPAAPPQSPVANRVQNEEALPRSFAAGAFEKEDRNGKFSQRESEPGNWHNSMALSTGNENSAFSQRDTQVEEETLAVPLFQYWHIATACNKEIAQIQRSNGVDIKGQALVSIMAPALEEGKSSLPRAKEEFTSLFQKCAQEIHLVTVSTTNLDQLNMMEMLKEIQREEYKLVLSVSSNGCQLSGPKESLEKFQRKWRLESRQWDSEEVLHKTFEMNLQDPLEKQGLSMDLFHWQFINMVFEKQVMAIKQKFGVDFAVEPAAGIVNVKAVPAKDQKFPLACHALRALEQLYQKGATNILACPLKNSMHSKVERIKGAFEKVCSQHPYVAAGDANGPWRLVGLAEHLRPAVEEVEHLLGEAVFSEEAKMRLQRPKSSPTASGGAAASQAGVAEDCPICMDTLRDKKKLKCTHEFCRDCLEKSMESIGPCCPVCKEVFGKIEGNQPGGKMKFKKMKSGLPGFPDCGTIEIEYHIPDGIQTKKHPNPGKQFRGAKRWAYLPDNNEGNEVLRLLERAFDQKLIFTVGTSTTTGATDTVTWNDIHHKTSTDGGPQRFGYPDPGYLKRVKEELKAKGIE from the exons ATGAGCAGAAACATGCAGGAACAGAACGAAGAAACACCCATGGATGTGGATTCT GTTACCCCTGGCATGGACGGTGACCGCAGCAATGAAACCAGTTCCGCAGCCAAAAGAAATGCTGCCAGTGGAAACGGTCCCACGACCAAAAAGAGTCCTCTCTTCAGTGGAAACGGTCCCAGTGAGGGTGCTATCACAGCCAGTGCAGAGGCCCGGATAGAGGAAACAAGTTCCCAGGAG tCTGTCAAATACATGGATATAGACAGCATGAGCAGAACCAGTTCCACAGCTAAAGAAAACGTCCTCACAGCCAGTGGAAACAGTCCCATGACCAATGCACATGCTTTATTGAGCGGAAATGGCCTCACAACCAATAGGAACGCTGATTTCAGTGGGAACGGTCCCAATGAGGGTGCTGTCATAGCCGGTGCAGAGGCCCAGCCAGAGGTCACAGGTTCCCAGGAG GACCTGTATACAGCGGAGGGCTCTTGGGCATATGTACAGGCTGAGGTGGATTGGCCTAAGCAGATAGCAGAAAACAAACGAAAAGTTGAGCTACAGAAAGCTTTTCAGAGTCTGCTGAATAAATACATGAGTGCAGATGAACAAAGCCAAATGGACAAAGTCGATTGGCATTTGGAAGACCTGGAAAATGGACACTTCGCTAAGCTCAGGGTAAAACCCCAATCAG TCATGGAAAGACTGTGCCATGAACAGCATTTGAAATTTAAGAGTTGTGACACAATGGCCAAAGTACGCTTTTCACCTGTACCgtctgctccagctgcaccaCCTCAGAGCCCAGTCGCAAACAGAGTGCAG aatgaaGAAGCTTTGCCAAGGTCCTTTGCAGCAGGGGCCTTTGAGAAGGAGGACCGCAACGGAAAGTTCAGTCAGAGGGAGTCAGAGCCAGGTAACTGGCACAATAGCATGGCACTGAGCACAGGTAATGAGAACAGTGCCTTCAGCCAACGAGACACCCAGGTGGAAGAGGAGACTTTAGCTGTCCCTCTGTTCCAGTACTGGCACATAGCCACTGCTTGCAACAAGGAGATTGCCCAAATCCAGAGGAGCAATGGAGTCGATATCAAAGGACAGGCTTTAGTATCCATCATGGCACCAGCACTTGAAGAGGGCAAGAGTTCCTTACCGAGAGCCAAAGAGGAGTTTACAAGCCTTTTCCAGAAGTGTGCTCAAGAAATCCACTTGGTCACTGTTTCCACTACCAACCTGGACCAGCTAAACATGATGGAGATGCTGAAAGAGATTCAGAGAGAGGAATACAAGCTGGTGCTGAGCGTGTCCTCAAATGGCTGCCAGCTTTCTGGCCCAAAAGAGAGCCTTGAAAAGTTCCAGAGAAAATGGAGATTGGAGTCCCGCCAGTGGGATTCAGAAGAGGTCTTGCACAAGACTTTTGAGATGAACCTCCAGGATCCTCTAGAGAAACAGGGGCTAAGCATGGATCTATTCCACTGGCAGTTCATAAACATGGTGTTTGAAAAGCAGGTGATGGCTATCAAACAGAAATTTGGTGTGGATTTTGCCGTGGAACCAGCTGCAGGTATCGTGAATGTGAAAGCTGTGCCAGCCAAGGACCAGAAGTTCCCCCTGGCATGCCATGCCCTCAGAGCCCTGGAGCAGCTCTACCAGAAAGGAGCCACCAACATCCTGGCCTGTCCTCTCAAGAACTCCATGCACAGTAAGGTGGAGCGCATCAAGGGTGCTTTCGAAAAAGTCTGCAGTCAACACCCGTATGTAGCAGCAGGGGATGCCAATGGACCCTGGAGACTGGTTGGCTTGGCAGAGCATCTGCGGCCAGCCGTGGAGGAGGTGGAACACCTGCTGGGTGAAGCTGTCTTCAGCGAGGAGGCAAAGATGCGGCTGCAACGTCCAAAGTCCTCTCCCACCGCGTCAGGAGGGGCCGCTGCGAGTCAGGCAGGCGTCGCTGAAGACTGTCCCATCTGCATGGATACCCTTAGAGACAAGAAGAAATTAAAGTGCACGCATGAGTTCTGCCGCGATTGCTTAGAGAAGTCAATGGAGAGCATAGGTCCCTGTTGTCCTGTATGTAAAGAGGTTTTTGGAAAGATAGAGGGGAACCAGCCTGGAGGTAAAATGAAATTCAAGAAGATGAAATCCGGACTTCCAGGATTTCCTGACTGTGGCACCATTGAGATCGAATATCATATTCCTGATGGCATACAGACG AAAAAGCATCCAAATCCAGGGAAACAATTCAGAGGGGCCAAAAGATGGGCTTATTTGCCAGACAACAATGAGGGTAATGAGGTTCTAAGGCTGCTGGAAAGGGCATTTGACCAGAAACTCATTTTCACTGTGGGAACCTCCACCACGACAGGAGCTACTGACACAGTCACCTGGAATGACATTCATCACAAGACCTCTACAGACGGAGGACCTCAGAG GTTTGGATACCCAGACCCTGGCTACCTGAAGAGAGTTAAGGAGGAGCTGAAAGCCAAGGGCATTGAATGA